From the genome of Ptychodera flava strain L36383 chromosome 22, AS_Pfla_20210202, whole genome shotgun sequence, one region includes:
- the LOC139123218 gene encoding uncharacterized protein isoform X1 yields the protein MMVRSGNVLLRCLLVFGLISVEIYGRHLRGSHSAVEKEPNREVSLRSNEDSKSAEEIRETEPELTWRGCCERQKRIVVAGFDMSGRQIELDLGHCRKTCNSHSQLHHLQKQLPANLNITKAILQSARRSESSCPRHSICEPARFKCERVNLVGDPAEFDVITECRCQPKPEACERRSRHVLIFPDSPYQTDVDVGMCGGRCQQGDSSSCRSTKNRTVTVEGPEGTKCVEVIEQCGCRSECYRVSRHEVYYELVHDRRLNRTEEKIKDIDIGRCVGTCSSGNHLRCVMRSRANPDVCLMSLVKKNVACSPKTYTTHQFVSRGGAVKTVLAVNDCSCK from the exons ATGATGGTGCGTTCAGGGAACGTTTTGCTGCGTTGCCTTCTCGTTTTCGGCCTTATCTCGGTGGAAATTTATG GGAGACATTTGCGAGGTTCACATTCTGCAGTCGAAAAAGAACCGAATCGTGAGGTTTCATTGCGATCAAACGAGGACAGTAAAAGTGCCGAGGAGATTCGGGAAACAGAACCAGAATTGACATGGAGAGGTTGCTGTGAAAGACAGAAACGAATAGTTGTCGCTGGCTTCG ACATGTCTGGAAGGCAGATTGAGCTGGACCTGGGCCACTGCAGAAAAACATGTAATTCACATTCTCAATTGCATCACCTGCAGAAGCAATTGCCTGCCAATTTAAACATCACAAAGGCAATACTACAAAGCGCTCGAAGG TCAGAGTCCTCGTGCCCTCGACACTCGATCTGTGAACCGGCAAGATTCAAATGTGAACGCGTAAACCTTGTAGGCGACCCGGCAGAATTTGACGTCATTACTGAGTGCCGGTGTCAACCCAAACCCGAGGCATGCGAGAGGAGATCTCGTCACGTGCTCATCTTTCCCGATTCGCCCTATCAGACGGATGTGGATGTCGGCATGTGTGGTGGACGTTGCCAGCAAG GAGACAGCAGCTCGTGTAGATCAACCAAAAACAGGACAGTAACTGTCGAGGGTCCCGAGG GGACGAAATGTGTGGAGGTCATCGAACAGTGCGGCTGTAGATCCGAGTGTTATCGTGTTTCACGTCATGAAGTGTACTATGAACTTGTACATGACAGACGACTCAACAGGACAGAGGAAAAAATTAAG GATATCGATATTGGTCGATGTGTCGGTACCTGTTCCAGTGGCAACCATTTAAGATGCGTCATGAG GTCCCGAGCAAATCCAGATGTTTGTTTGATGTCGCTAGTCAAGAAGAATGTGGCATGTTCACCGAAGACCTACACCACGCACCAGTTCGTGTCGCGAGGGGGCGCTGTCAAGACCGTTTTGGCTGTGAACGACTGCTCATGCAAGTGA
- the LOC139123218 gene encoding uncharacterized protein isoform X2 gives MMVRSGNVLLRCLLVFGLISVEIYGRHLRGSHSAVEKEPNREVSLRSNEDSKSAEEIRETEPELTWRGCCERQKRIVVAGFDMSGRQIELDLGHCRKTCNSHSQLHHLQKQLPANLNITKAILQSARRSESSCPRHSICEPARFKCERVNLVGDPAEFDVITECRCQPKPEACERRSRHVLIFPDSPYQTDVDVGMCGGRCQQGTKCVEVIEQCGCRSECYRVSRHEVYYELVHDRRLNRTEEKIKDIDIGRCVGTCSSGNHLRCVMRSRANPDVCLMSLVKKNVACSPKTYTTHQFVSRGGAVKTVLAVNDCSCK, from the exons ATGATGGTGCGTTCAGGGAACGTTTTGCTGCGTTGCCTTCTCGTTTTCGGCCTTATCTCGGTGGAAATTTATG GGAGACATTTGCGAGGTTCACATTCTGCAGTCGAAAAAGAACCGAATCGTGAGGTTTCATTGCGATCAAACGAGGACAGTAAAAGTGCCGAGGAGATTCGGGAAACAGAACCAGAATTGACATGGAGAGGTTGCTGTGAAAGACAGAAACGAATAGTTGTCGCTGGCTTCG ACATGTCTGGAAGGCAGATTGAGCTGGACCTGGGCCACTGCAGAAAAACATGTAATTCACATTCTCAATTGCATCACCTGCAGAAGCAATTGCCTGCCAATTTAAACATCACAAAGGCAATACTACAAAGCGCTCGAAGG TCAGAGTCCTCGTGCCCTCGACACTCGATCTGTGAACCGGCAAGATTCAAATGTGAACGCGTAAACCTTGTAGGCGACCCGGCAGAATTTGACGTCATTACTGAGTGCCGGTGTCAACCCAAACCCGAGGCATGCGAGAGGAGATCTCGTCACGTGCTCATCTTTCCCGATTCGCCCTATCAGACGGATGTGGATGTCGGCATGTGTGGTGGACGTTGCCAGCAAG GGACGAAATGTGTGGAGGTCATCGAACAGTGCGGCTGTAGATCCGAGTGTTATCGTGTTTCACGTCATGAAGTGTACTATGAACTTGTACATGACAGACGACTCAACAGGACAGAGGAAAAAATTAAG GATATCGATATTGGTCGATGTGTCGGTACCTGTTCCAGTGGCAACCATTTAAGATGCGTCATGAG GTCCCGAGCAAATCCAGATGTTTGTTTGATGTCGCTAGTCAAGAAGAATGTGGCATGTTCACCGAAGACCTACACCACGCACCAGTTCGTGTCGCGAGGGGGCGCTGTCAAGACCGTTTTGGCTGTGAACGACTGCTCATGCAAGTGA